One genomic segment of Gopherus flavomarginatus isolate rGopFla2 chromosome 11, rGopFla2.mat.asm, whole genome shotgun sequence includes these proteins:
- the LOC127031305 gene encoding ribonuclease-like yields MAMRGPHPLLLLPLVLLVACLALASGQPCVMQNRLFIMHHVNYPRTPVPNPTAYCNIMMMRRGIYGKLINTFIHASIPSISNVCFWGETLFPSGLRWSNHLFAITTCIYNASTHSYTGTYLSSRILIRCCQGGPVYYEERILLPPRI; encoded by the coding sequence ATGGCTATGAGGGGACCCCACCCCTTGCTCCTGCTGCCCCTTGTCCTGCTGGTGGCCTGCCTGGCCCTGGCCAGTGGGCAGCCATGTGTCATGCAGAACAGACTGTTCATTATGCACCATGTGAACTATCCACGGACCCCAGTCCCCAATCCCACAGCCTACTGCAACATCATGATGATGAGACGGGGAATCTATGGGAAGCTGATCAACACCTTCATCCATGCATCCATCCCGTCTATCAGCAACGTCTGCTTTTGGGGTGAGACACTCTTCCCAAGTGGTCTGCGCTGGAGTAACCATCTCTTTGCCATCACCACCTGCATATACAACGCATCGACCCATTCCTATACCGGGACATACCTTTCCTCGAGAATTCTCATCCGCTGCTGCCAGGGGGGCCCTGTGTACTATGAGGAGCGGATTTTGCTTCCACCCAGGATATAG